One window from the genome of Elaeis guineensis isolate ETL-2024a chromosome 5, EG11, whole genome shotgun sequence encodes:
- the LOC140857752 gene encoding uncharacterized protein isoform X1, producing MEFIHCSMILLTVISLLFSHQLVALPPNGSPTPARALDSLLQDYAYQAFDRPHTGVPYDGIAPSNVSGIKIAVLRLRNGSFRNRGFRSYKEFEIPIGVIVQPYVRRLALVYHNLGNWSSVYYALPPGYSYLTPVIGFLAYNAENISSSNLPELDLWTSKLAIWIRFSTVKAVPNGMKARCVWFKLDGSLEFRNLVGSNLCLTCRQGHFSIVVNSSGLAPSPALSQGLSPEGGERDESVAWKIIGAVIGGIMGLILVAFFVALVATYRRKRKVEQMERDAEVAEALDMAQVGSARAPVAIGTRTRPVELEDEYVP from the coding sequence ATGGAGTTCATTCACTGCTCCATGATCCTTCTCACTGTTATCAGCCTTCTCTTCAGTCACCAGCTCGTAGCCCTGCCACCCAACGGTTCACCGACCCCAGCCAGGGCCTTGGATTCCCTCCTCCAAGACTACGCCTACCAAGCTTTCGACCGACCCCACACCGGTGTCCCCTATGACGGCATTGCGCCATCGAACGTCTCCGGCATTAAGATTGCTGTTTTAAGGCTCAGGAATGGAAGTTTTAGGAATAGAGGGTTCAGGAGCTACAAGGAGTTTGAGATCCCAATTGGAGTCATTGTCCAGCCTTATGTTCGAAGGCTTGCTTTGGTTTACCACAACTTGGGCAACTGGTCTTCAGTCTATTATGCTCTTCCACCAGGCTACAGCTATCTCACTCCAGTTATTGGATTTTTGGCTTACAATGCTGAGAACATTTCGTCCAGCAATTTGCCGGAGCTCGATCTTTGGACATCGAAGTTGGCCATTTGGATCAGATTCAGTACTGTGAAGGCAGTGCCAAATGGAATGAAGGCCAGGTGTGTTTGGTTTAAATTAGATGGCTCGTTGGAGTTTAGAAACTTGGTGGGGAGTAATCTTTGCTTGACTTGCAGGCAGGGGCATTTCTCTATTGTAGTTAATTCTAGTGGACTTGCTCCTTCTCCAGCGCTGAGCCAAGGTTTGAGCCCCGAGGGAGGTGAGAGAGATGAATCAGTGGCATGGAAGATTATTGGAGCAGTGATTGGAGGTATCATGGGGCTGATTTTGGTGGCTTTCTTTGTGGCATTGGTGGCGACTTATAGGCGAAAAAGAAAGGTGGAACAGATGGAAAGGGATGCCGAGGTGGCGGAGGCATTGGACATGGCACAGGTGGGGAGTGCCCGAGCGCCGGTGGCAATTGGGACGAGGACTCGGCCGGTGGAGCTTGAGGATGAGTATGTCCCTTGA
- the LOC140857752 gene encoding uncharacterized protein isoform X2 produces the protein MEFIHCSMILLTVISLLFSHQLVALPPNGSPTPARALDSLLQDYAYQAFDRPHTGVPYDGIAPSNVSGIKIAVLRLRNGSFRNRGFRSYKEFEIPIGVIVQPYVRRLALVYHNLGNWSSVYYALPPGYSYLTPVIGFLAYNAENISSSNLPELDLWTSKLAIWIRFSTVKAVPNGMKARQGHFSIVVNSSGLAPSPALSQGLSPEGGERDESVAWKIIGAVIGGIMGLILVAFFVALVATYRRKRKVEQMERDAEVAEALDMAQVGSARAPVAIGTRTRPVELEDEYVP, from the exons ATGGAGTTCATTCACTGCTCCATGATCCTTCTCACTGTTATCAGCCTTCTCTTCAGTCACCAGCTCGTAGCCCTGCCACCCAACGGTTCACCGACCCCAGCCAGGGCCTTGGATTCCCTCCTCCAAGACTACGCCTACCAAGCTTTCGACCGACCCCACACCGGTGTCCCCTATGACGGCATTGCGCCATCGAACGTCTCCGGCATTAAGATTGCTGTTTTAAGGCTCAGGAATGGAAGTTTTAGGAATAGAGGGTTCAGGAGCTACAAGGAGTTTGAGATCCCAATTGGAGTCATTGTCCAGCCTTATGTTCGAAGGCTTGCTTTGGTTTACCACAACTTGGGCAACTGGTCTTCAGTCTATTATGCTCTTCCACCAGGCTACAGCTATCTCACTCCAGTTATTGGATTTTTGGCTTACAATGCTGAGAACATTTCGTCCAGCAATTTGCCGGAGCTCGATCTTTGGACATCGAAGTTGGCCATTTGGATCAGATTCAGTACTGTGAAGGCAGTGCCAAATGGAATGAAGGCCAG GCAGGGGCATTTCTCTATTGTAGTTAATTCTAGTGGACTTGCTCCTTCTCCAGCGCTGAGCCAAGGTTTGAGCCCCGAGGGAGGTGAGAGAGATGAATCAGTGGCATGGAAGATTATTGGAGCAGTGATTGGAGGTATCATGGGGCTGATTTTGGTGGCTTTCTTTGTGGCATTGGTGGCGACTTATAGGCGAAAAAGAAAGGTGGAACAGATGGAAAGGGATGCCGAGGTGGCGGAGGCATTGGACATGGCACAGGTGGGGAGTGCCCGAGCGCCGGTGGCAATTGGGACGAGGACTCGGCCGGTGGAGCTTGAGGATGAGTATGTCCCTTGA